In Rhodococcus sp. OK302, one genomic interval encodes:
- a CDS encoding MBL fold metallo-hydrolase has protein sequence MTNLPIVIDNSYTGQLSPDSAPQRRTLDGATITKMSVGPMDNNTYLVVCSATGKSLLIDAANEAEKIVALIEQEAPVFDSIVTTHQHGDHWLALKDVHAATQVPTAAHPLDAGVLPVTPDVLLEDGDTVTVGSLALDVIHLSGHTPGSIALALTEPSGQVHIFTGDSLFPGGVGKTPDPEKFTSLLDDVETKLFGRYDDTAIVYPGHGKDTTLGVERPHLQEWRARGW, from the coding sequence ATGACGAATCTGCCCATCGTGATCGACAACTCCTACACCGGTCAGCTCTCCCCCGATTCTGCGCCTCAACGACGCACTCTCGACGGCGCAACCATCACAAAGATGTCTGTCGGCCCCATGGACAACAACACCTACCTCGTGGTCTGTTCCGCTACCGGAAAGTCACTGCTGATCGATGCTGCCAATGAAGCCGAGAAGATCGTTGCGTTGATCGAGCAGGAAGCACCGGTCTTCGATTCCATCGTCACCACCCATCAGCACGGCGATCACTGGTTGGCCTTGAAGGACGTCCACGCCGCAACCCAGGTTCCGACGGCGGCACATCCCCTCGACGCCGGAGTACTCCCAGTTACACCGGATGTACTCCTCGAAGACGGTGACACCGTCACCGTCGGCAGTCTGGCTCTCGACGTCATCCACCTGTCGGGCCATACACCGGGATCTATCGCGCTCGCGCTGACCGAACCTTCCGGCCAGGTTCACATCTTCACGGGCGACTCGCTCTTCCCCGGAGGTGTTGGAAAGACGCCCGACCCCGAGAAATTCACCTCACTGCTCGACGACGTCGAGACAAAGCTTTTCGGACGCTACGACGACACCGCCATCGTCTACCCCGGCCACGGAAAAGACACGACACTCGGCGTCGAGCGTCCGCACCTGCAGGAGTGGCGCGCTCGCGGTTGGTGA
- a CDS encoding alpha/beta hydrolase, with protein MGAGGHPCQGLYHRRAGTRPKTAVIATHYQIDFSEHYMADYLAERGIGFLGWNTRFRGDEARFILDYALTDIGVGVRWLREEAGVENVILLGNSGGGSLMAAYQSQAVAPSITPLPGMSLAAGVENLPAGDAYISTAAHLGRPDVLTSWMDGSVTDENDPLATDSSLDLFNPDNGPAYSAEFVERYRAAQVARNHRITGWVKAEFERITAAGYHDRPFSVFRTWADPRMVDPTLEPTNRKANLCYAGIPERANRSVFGIASACTLRTWLSLWSLEDSQTRAVAHLPNITVPSLVVNGVQDTGVFPSDAEAIRGLIGAQDKEFHELEADHYFLTPGARDELADLTAAWIEKRFGASI; from the coding sequence ATGGGCGCGGGTGGACACCCGTGTCAAGGGCTCTATCACCGGCGGGCCGGAACACGCCCGAAGACGGCCGTTATCGCGACGCACTACCAAATCGACTTCTCCGAGCACTACATGGCGGATTATCTGGCAGAACGGGGGATCGGCTTCCTCGGCTGGAATACCCGGTTCCGTGGAGACGAGGCGCGGTTCATCCTGGACTACGCCCTCACCGACATTGGAGTGGGTGTTCGCTGGCTACGTGAGGAAGCCGGTGTGGAGAACGTCATCCTGCTCGGCAACTCGGGTGGTGGCTCGCTCATGGCTGCCTACCAGTCCCAGGCTGTGGCACCGAGTATCACGCCGTTGCCCGGAATGTCCTTGGCGGCTGGTGTCGAAAACCTTCCGGCCGGTGACGCGTATATCTCGACCGCAGCCCACCTGGGGCGGCCCGATGTGCTTACTTCGTGGATGGATGGTTCGGTCACCGATGAGAATGATCCATTGGCGACGGATTCGTCTCTCGACTTGTTCAATCCGGACAACGGGCCTGCGTACAGCGCTGAGTTCGTAGAGCGCTACCGTGCTGCTCAGGTTGCCCGCAATCACCGAATCACAGGATGGGTGAAGGCGGAGTTCGAGCGGATCACGGCGGCGGGCTACCACGACCGGCCGTTTTCGGTATTCCGAACCTGGGCCGATCCGCGGATGGTCGATCCCACCCTCGAACCCACCAATCGCAAGGCGAATCTTTGCTACGCCGGCATTCCGGAGCGGGCGAACCGCTCGGTGTTCGGAATTGCCTCGGCGTGCACATTGAGGACGTGGTTGTCGCTGTGGAGTCTCGAGGACTCTCAGACTCGGGCGGTTGCGCACCTGCCCAACATCACTGTTCCCTCGCTCGTGGTTAACGGTGTGCAGGACACCGGTGTGTTTCCCAGCGATGCCGAGGCGATCCGCGGGTTGATCGGAGCGCAGGACAAGGAGTTCCACGAGTTGGAAGCGGATCACTACTTCCTGACCCCGGGCGCTCGTGACGAGCTTGCCGACCTGACTGCAGCGTGGATTGAAAAGCGTTTCGGAGCGTCGATCTAG
- a CDS encoding TetR/AcrR family transcriptional regulator — MTGSEKPRPTKRGRETLEAIDAAARKVIAKKGFLKMRVADILAEAGRSPASFYNYYDSKEALLESWARQFQVDARVRAQANRKLVGREPRQRVEASARAHWETYRERLAEMVGVFQLAMVNDDFARVWDELCEEAISGITEEVVRAQERGYCPGVDPRLTATAIVGMLNMFSYEKLANGGAAGVDDEACIATLTEIWFRAVYWRE; from the coding sequence ATGACTGGTTCCGAGAAGCCGCGACCGACGAAGCGGGGCCGCGAAACGCTGGAAGCGATCGACGCTGCTGCCCGAAAGGTGATTGCGAAAAAGGGTTTCCTCAAGATGCGGGTGGCCGACATCCTCGCGGAAGCGGGAAGGTCGCCGGCGTCGTTCTACAACTACTACGACTCCAAAGAGGCGTTGCTCGAGAGCTGGGCACGTCAGTTCCAGGTGGACGCGCGTGTGCGCGCGCAGGCCAACCGGAAGTTGGTCGGCCGCGAACCGCGGCAGCGTGTGGAGGCGTCGGCCAGGGCGCACTGGGAGACATACCGGGAGCGACTCGCGGAGATGGTGGGGGTTTTTCAGCTCGCCATGGTCAACGATGACTTCGCCCGAGTCTGGGACGAACTTTGCGAGGAGGCTATTTCCGGCATCACCGAGGAAGTTGTCCGAGCGCAGGAGCGGGGCTACTGCCCGGGCGTCGATCCTCGTCTCACGGCTACGGCGATCGTCGGGATGCTGAATATGTTCAGTTACGAGAAGTTGGCCAACGGGGGTGCCGCCGGCGTGGATGACGAGGCATGTATCGCGACGTTGACCGAAATCTGGTTCCGCGCCGTGTATTGGCGGGAGTGA
- a CDS encoding VOC family protein produces the protein MSTPRFEVRGFNHVALVCSDMERTVDFYTNILGFPLVKTVDLPDGIGQHFFFDVGNGNSLAFFWFTDAPDGVPGISAPVEKPGFGEWTSAVSSLNHIAFDVPPEKFQDYRQKLKESGVRVGPLVNHDDSPSQIATEMHDGVYVRSFYFQDPDGILLEFACWMRAFGPHDVSHTPRTAADRRKPVAVND, from the coding sequence ATGAGCACACCCCGTTTCGAAGTACGCGGCTTCAACCACGTCGCGCTCGTCTGCTCGGATATGGAAAGGACCGTCGACTTCTACACGAATATCCTCGGCTTCCCCCTCGTGAAAACCGTCGATCTTCCCGACGGCATCGGACAACACTTCTTCTTCGACGTCGGCAACGGCAACTCCCTCGCGTTCTTCTGGTTCACCGATGCTCCCGACGGTGTTCCGGGCATCTCCGCGCCCGTCGAGAAGCCCGGCTTCGGCGAATGGACGAGTGCCGTGAGCTCCCTCAATCACATCGCGTTCGACGTCCCTCCCGAGAAGTTTCAGGACTACCGCCAAAAGCTGAAGGAATCAGGTGTCCGGGTAGGCCCACTCGTGAACCACGACGACAGCCCGTCCCAGATAGCGACCGAGATGCACGACGGCGTGTACGTCCGCTCGTTCTACTTTCAAGACCCCGACGGCATTCTCCTCGAGTTTGCGTGCTGGATGCGCGCCTTCGGTCCGCACGACGTCTCACACACGCCGCGGACTGCAGCGGACCGCCGTAAGCCCGTAGCTGTCAACGACTGA
- the leuC gene encoding 3-isopropylmalate dehydratase large subunit, with amino-acid sequence MKGRAVAPRTLFDKLWDEHVVVRGDTSPDLLYVDLHLLHEMTSPQAFEGLRAAGRPVRRPDLTMATEDHNVPTTGPGSPVSDPLSRLQLELVRRNCAAFGVPHNPMGSAGNGIVHVIGPEQGLTQPGLTIVCGDSHTSTHGAFGALAFGIGTSQVEHVLATQTLQMERPKSMQVRIDGDLDPGVSAKDLALHVVRALGPNGGAGSVIEYRGNAIRALSMEQRMTLCNMTIECGARGGLVEPDDVTFAYLRGRKHAPAGARWNEALAYWQTLRTDDDAQFDRTRILSAADISPTVTWGTIPSHSISLDGVVPSPDEYTDPAEREAATRALEYMDLKPGTPMRDIAIDTVFIGSCTNGRLEDLRAAAQVITNRTVAPGVRALVVPGSRAVAAAAEAEGLDRIFTQAGFLWRSAGCSMCTAMNPDALGPGQRSASTTNRNFEGRQGPGARTHLVSPVVAAMTAVRGRLSGPGDC; translated from the coding sequence ATGAAAGGACGGGCCGTGGCGCCGCGCACCCTGTTCGACAAGCTCTGGGACGAGCACGTTGTCGTTCGCGGCGACACCAGTCCCGATCTGCTCTACGTCGACCTGCACTTGCTCCATGAAATGACGTCCCCGCAAGCTTTCGAGGGACTCCGGGCCGCGGGCCGACCAGTCCGTCGGCCCGATCTGACGATGGCGACCGAGGACCACAACGTACCCACCACCGGACCTGGGTCGCCGGTCTCGGATCCACTGAGCCGACTGCAATTGGAGTTGGTTCGACGCAACTGCGCGGCGTTCGGTGTGCCGCACAACCCCATGGGCTCGGCCGGCAACGGCATCGTTCACGTCATCGGGCCCGAGCAGGGCCTGACGCAACCCGGTCTGACAATCGTGTGCGGCGACTCGCACACCTCCACCCACGGAGCCTTCGGAGCACTTGCCTTCGGGATCGGAACAAGTCAGGTCGAGCACGTCCTGGCAACACAAACGCTCCAGATGGAGCGACCGAAGTCGATGCAAGTGCGTATCGACGGTGACCTCGACCCCGGTGTGAGCGCAAAAGACCTCGCCCTGCACGTCGTTCGCGCCCTAGGCCCCAACGGTGGCGCCGGGAGCGTCATCGAATACCGCGGAAACGCGATCCGTGCGCTCAGCATGGAACAGCGAATGACCTTGTGCAACATGACCATCGAATGCGGTGCGCGCGGCGGCTTGGTTGAACCTGACGACGTGACTTTTGCCTACCTACGCGGCCGCAAACACGCTCCGGCAGGTGCCCGGTGGAACGAAGCGCTCGCATATTGGCAGACACTGCGCACTGACGACGACGCTCAATTCGACCGCACCCGGATACTATCCGCGGCTGACATCTCCCCGACCGTCACCTGGGGCACCATCCCCAGCCACTCGATCTCGTTGGACGGCGTTGTCCCGTCCCCTGACGAGTACACCGACCCAGCCGAGCGCGAAGCTGCGACTCGCGCTCTGGAATACATGGATCTGAAACCAGGAACTCCGATGCGCGACATCGCAATTGACACGGTCTTCATCGGGTCCTGCACCAACGGGCGGCTTGAAGACCTACGTGCGGCGGCGCAGGTAATCACCAACCGAACAGTTGCTCCCGGCGTCCGAGCGCTCGTGGTCCCCGGCTCGCGCGCCGTCGCGGCCGCTGCCGAAGCAGAGGGACTCGACCGGATCTTCACCCAGGCAGGATTTCTGTGGCGCTCCGCCGGCTGTTCGATGTGCACCGCAATGAATCCGGACGCACTGGGTCCCGGACAACGCTCGGCGTCGACGACCAATCGAAACTTCGAGGGTCGCCAAGGTCCGGGTGCACGAACTCACCTGGTGTCACCTGTGGTGGCAGCGATGACAGCCGTTCGCGGCCGACTCAGCGGTCCTGGGGACTGCTGA
- a CDS encoding ketopantoate reductase family protein: MKVAVVGCGAMGSVYAGRLSTAGHDVLVVDRWVDHVNAIATSGLRISGPDGEQVASIRAFSAIPDEVVDLVILAVKASDVPAAAASLGSLIGDDTVVLTIQNGLGSADEVARHVGADRLAVGIASGFGASLVAPGQVNHNAMRAMRFGAYGDLSFAVVDRVAEAWRTAGFDALAVDDIAAMQWEKLICNVAYSAPCALTGLTVGEVLDHDEMGPVSQAAAIEAWEVAKARGIAIDVGDPVAFVRDFGARMPAAKPSALLDHEAGRVSEIALINGAIPREAAKVGRLAPVNATLVALVRTREAGFGVRPGS, translated from the coding sequence ATGAAAGTTGCTGTAGTCGGCTGCGGCGCAATGGGTTCCGTCTATGCGGGCAGGCTCTCCACTGCCGGTCACGACGTGTTGGTGGTGGACCGCTGGGTGGATCATGTCAACGCCATCGCAACCTCGGGACTGCGAATCTCCGGTCCGGACGGGGAGCAGGTGGCGTCGATACGCGCTTTCTCGGCGATCCCGGACGAGGTGGTCGATCTGGTGATTCTGGCGGTGAAGGCCTCCGATGTCCCGGCCGCGGCGGCCTCACTCGGCAGCCTGATCGGCGACGACACAGTGGTGCTGACAATTCAGAACGGTCTGGGATCAGCCGACGAGGTCGCCCGGCATGTGGGGGCGGACCGACTCGCAGTAGGCATTGCCAGTGGTTTCGGTGCGTCGCTTGTCGCCCCCGGCCAGGTGAACCACAACGCGATGAGGGCGATGCGGTTCGGGGCCTACGGCGATCTCTCGTTCGCGGTCGTGGACCGGGTTGCCGAGGCCTGGCGGACAGCGGGTTTCGACGCATTGGCCGTCGACGACATCGCTGCGATGCAGTGGGAGAAGCTGATCTGCAACGTGGCCTACAGTGCTCCGTGTGCGTTGACCGGTCTGACCGTGGGAGAGGTGCTCGATCACGACGAGATGGGCCCGGTCAGCCAGGCTGCGGCGATCGAGGCCTGGGAGGTCGCGAAGGCCCGCGGCATCGCCATCGACGTGGGGGACCCGGTCGCGTTCGTACGCGATTTCGGGGCGAGAATGCCCGCGGCGAAGCCGTCAGCGTTGCTCGATCACGAAGCTGGACGGGTCAGTGAGATCGCATTGATCAACGGTGCCATTCCCCGCGAGGCGGCCAAGGTTGGCCGCCTCGCTCCGGTAAACGCGACTCTGGTTGCGCTGGTCCGGACCCGCGAGGCAGGTTTCGGGGTCCGTCCCGGCAGCTGA
- a CDS encoding enolase C-terminal domain-like protein, whose translation MRITEIRELDVPLAGAISNAVVSFDKHKVSLVAVFTDTVRNGRPLVGVAFNSIGRHSQGGILRERMIPRVLEADPDTLLSSTTGLLDPARVLRCALTDEKPGGHGDRAAAASAIELAVWDLLAKYHDEPVYQTIARAHDRTPLASGAPVYAAGGYYQDVDDLGRLREEIAGYLAAGYPSVKIKIGGLELGEDLRRIEAAIEVTGSGRHLAVDANGRFDRGQALKYAEALAPYGLRWYEEAVDPLDYALYSELTQAYDGVIATGENLFSTQDVGNLLRFGGLRPDRDILQMDAGLSYGLTEYAAMIALMEERGFDRTSAMPHGGHLMNLHIVVGLGLGGCEAYPGVFEPFGGYSEDCVLADGLIRPADNPGFGLEAKSGLAERIAGLVA comes from the coding sequence TTGAGGATCACCGAGATCCGCGAGCTTGATGTCCCGCTCGCCGGCGCCATTTCGAACGCAGTAGTCAGCTTCGACAAGCACAAGGTCTCCCTTGTTGCCGTTTTCACTGACACGGTGCGCAACGGGCGTCCGTTGGTGGGTGTTGCATTCAATTCGATCGGTCGCCACTCGCAGGGCGGCATCCTGCGTGAACGGATGATTCCGCGGGTGCTCGAGGCAGACCCGGACACGCTCCTGTCGTCGACTACGGGCCTGTTGGATCCCGCTCGGGTCCTGCGGTGCGCTCTGACGGACGAGAAGCCAGGCGGTCACGGCGACCGCGCTGCGGCAGCGAGTGCGATCGAGCTGGCCGTGTGGGATCTGCTCGCCAAATACCACGATGAACCGGTGTATCAGACGATCGCTCGAGCCCATGATCGGACGCCGCTGGCGTCGGGGGCACCGGTCTACGCTGCCGGTGGCTACTACCAAGATGTCGACGATCTGGGTCGGCTGCGCGAGGAGATCGCCGGGTATCTCGCTGCGGGATACCCGAGCGTCAAGATCAAGATCGGCGGACTCGAACTCGGCGAGGACTTGCGACGGATCGAGGCGGCCATCGAGGTCACCGGAAGCGGCCGCCATCTGGCGGTCGACGCGAACGGCCGCTTCGACCGCGGACAGGCCCTGAAGTACGCCGAGGCCCTCGCGCCGTACGGGCTGCGCTGGTACGAAGAGGCGGTAGATCCACTCGACTACGCCCTGTACAGCGAACTGACGCAGGCATACGACGGAGTCATCGCAACGGGCGAGAATCTGTTCTCCACGCAGGACGTCGGTAATCTTCTCCGATTCGGCGGACTTCGGCCCGACCGTGACATCCTCCAGATGGACGCGGGACTGAGCTACGGGCTGACCGAGTACGCGGCCATGATCGCGCTCATGGAAGAGCGTGGATTCGACCGGACCTCCGCGATGCCACACGGTGGCCACCTGATGAACCTCCATATCGTCGTCGGGTTGGGGTTGGGCGGCTGTGAGGCATATCCGGGTGTGTTCGAGCCGTTCGGCGGTTACAGCGAGGACTGTGTGTTGGCAGACGGCCTGATTCGGCCCGCTGACAACCCTGGGTTCGGGCTGGAGGCAAAGTCGGGTCTGGCTGAGAGGATTGCGGGGTTGGTGGCATGA
- a CDS encoding GntR family transcriptional regulator → MVARYEEVARSLALRIEDGSYPVGSKLPTEMKLADSYAVSRATVRSALGSLESVGMVSRRRKIGTTVESVQPTSGYTRTVTNMNDLLQYSVETRRLVLSRDDVVADQSLVDRIGGQAGDPWTRISMLRLGDLGEESPVCHTDVYLDPDVAATVGDRLERPDGLINEIVERCTGRLTDRVEQRIRACALPKDLAELLHAEAGSPCLEITRRYVESSGAVAQVTVSIHPGDRFDFNVSMHRQR, encoded by the coding sequence ATGGTTGCACGGTATGAAGAGGTGGCGCGTTCGCTAGCCTTGCGGATCGAGGACGGGTCTTACCCGGTGGGCTCGAAATTGCCCACCGAGATGAAGCTCGCCGACAGCTATGCGGTGTCCCGGGCTACGGTTCGCTCGGCGCTGGGTTCCCTGGAGAGCGTGGGCATGGTGTCCCGTCGACGCAAGATTGGAACAACTGTCGAGTCTGTACAGCCGACCAGCGGATATACGCGCACCGTGACGAATATGAATGATCTTCTGCAGTACTCGGTCGAGACCCGACGGCTGGTGTTGTCGCGGGACGATGTGGTTGCCGATCAGTCGTTGGTCGACCGGATCGGCGGTCAGGCCGGTGATCCGTGGACTCGGATCAGTATGTTGCGGCTCGGTGATCTTGGTGAGGAAAGCCCGGTGTGCCACACCGACGTGTACCTCGATCCCGATGTCGCCGCCACCGTAGGGGACCGCCTCGAACGCCCCGACGGGCTAATCAACGAGATTGTCGAGAGATGCACCGGACGCCTGACTGATCGAGTCGAGCAGCGCATCCGTGCGTGCGCCCTGCCGAAAGACCTCGCCGAGCTGTTGCATGCCGAGGCCGGTTCGCCGTGCCTCGAAATTACCCGCCGATATGTCGAGAGTTCGGGGGCCGTGGCTCAGGTAACTGTGTCCATTCACCCGGGCGACCGTTTCGATTTCAACGTGTCGATGCACCGGCAGCGTTGA
- a CDS encoding AMP-binding protein, translating into MDHHHSIGRMLEHWAQELPDSPGIAVEGVAARTFSEWYRRSSRLATGFGALESASVHVRGVGFVGKSAVSWGEVMAAASLVKGYAVPLNWRLSRREMQEIVTDADLDVIVVEAEFMPLMGHPVPEDGRSRLLVRGAQSQDFEQWLAQWSDEPVAPSAGPDDVVLMVYTSGTSGRPKGVQLSNRALAANLASNPPWQIRPGDVVMVPAPNFHISGTGWIFFCLGRGAGSHHVLDIRPELVLQVLAGGAVNHALTVPAVVQMLVEHESARKSTYPELRTLIYGGSPMSPTIAAEAQDVFGCDLMQGYGMTETCGPITILDAHDHRNGGARLASAGRPLSCVEMGIFDPVSGESVSVGTTGEVWTRSEMVLTGYRNQPDELAAVLSPDGWFRTGDAGYLDEDGYLFLCDRVKDMIVSGGENVYPVEVENVLMAHTGVRDAAVIGVPDKRWGETVKAVVVPVGDDLDVNEVIAYCRENLAHYKCPTSVDIVSVLPRNPSGKLLKRELRRPFWAGHVRGIA; encoded by the coding sequence ATGGACCACCATCATTCGATCGGACGGATGCTCGAGCATTGGGCGCAGGAACTGCCGGACTCACCCGGGATCGCCGTTGAGGGTGTCGCCGCACGTACCTTCTCCGAGTGGTATCGGCGTAGTAGTCGACTCGCCACCGGTTTCGGTGCCCTGGAGTCGGCGAGCGTTCATGTGCGCGGTGTGGGATTTGTGGGCAAGAGTGCCGTCTCGTGGGGTGAGGTGATGGCTGCAGCCTCGCTGGTGAAAGGCTATGCAGTGCCATTGAATTGGCGGCTGAGTCGTCGGGAGATGCAAGAGATCGTTACGGATGCGGACCTTGACGTGATCGTGGTCGAGGCCGAGTTCATGCCGCTGATGGGACATCCGGTGCCGGAGGACGGCCGCTCCCGACTTCTCGTGAGGGGCGCGCAGTCACAGGACTTCGAACAGTGGCTGGCGCAGTGGTCGGATGAGCCCGTCGCGCCGAGTGCAGGCCCGGACGACGTTGTGCTCATGGTCTACACATCGGGAACCTCCGGCCGTCCCAAGGGCGTGCAGTTGTCCAACCGTGCGCTTGCCGCCAACCTCGCGTCCAACCCTCCGTGGCAGATCCGGCCGGGAGACGTAGTCATGGTTCCGGCACCGAACTTCCATATTTCCGGCACGGGATGGATTTTCTTTTGTCTGGGTCGCGGTGCCGGCTCGCACCATGTGTTGGATATACGCCCGGAGTTGGTGCTGCAGGTACTTGCCGGGGGTGCGGTCAACCATGCCCTGACCGTGCCGGCGGTGGTGCAGATGTTGGTCGAGCACGAGAGTGCACGGAAGTCGACGTACCCAGAGCTGCGGACGTTGATCTACGGTGGCTCCCCGATGTCGCCCACCATCGCGGCGGAGGCTCAGGATGTGTTTGGCTGTGACCTCATGCAGGGGTATGGCATGACTGAAACTTGTGGTCCCATAACAATTCTCGATGCCCATGATCACCGTAACGGTGGCGCGCGATTGGCCTCGGCCGGTCGACCCCTGTCCTGCGTCGAGATGGGCATCTTCGACCCGGTCAGTGGGGAGAGTGTTTCGGTCGGGACTACTGGTGAAGTGTGGACGCGTAGCGAGATGGTGCTGACGGGCTATCGCAACCAGCCCGACGAACTTGCTGCGGTGCTCAGCCCCGACGGTTGGTTCCGGACCGGTGACGCGGGCTACCTCGACGAGGACGGATATCTGTTTCTCTGCGACCGTGTCAAGGACATGATCGTGTCCGGTGGTGAGAACGTGTATCCGGTGGAGGTGGAGAACGTGCTCATGGCTCATACCGGCGTACGGGACGCCGCCGTTATCGGGGTACCCGACAAACGCTGGGGTGAGACGGTCAAAGCCGTGGTCGTGCCGGTCGGAGACGACTTGGATGTGAACGAAGTGATCGCCTACTGTCGGGAGAATCTGGCACATTACAAGTGCCCCACATCAGTCGACATCGTCTCGGTACTACCGCGCAACCCCAGCGGCAAACTCCTCAAACGTGAACTGCGCCGGCCCTTCTGGGCGGGACATGTTCGGGGGATCGCATGA